The genomic DNA AAAACGTTTTCCTCCCCTTTGTCCTGACTTTGTAATTGAATTGCGTTCTGAAACCGACAACTTAGAAAAATTAAAAATTAAAATGCAAGAATATCAAAATAATGGCGCACTTTTAGGATGGTTAATTGACCCCCAAACACCCTTAGTAGAAATTTACCGTCCCGGAAAAAATGTAGAAATTATCAACTTTGATTTTCACAACCCACCAAAACTTTCTGGAGAAGAAATCTTACCAGGTTTTATACTAGACTTACAAATAATTTTAAATCCATAGATTATAAATTCAAACCTCATGACTTCCCAAAAAACAATCCCCACCGGCTACCTCCGCAAAATTCATCATATCGCTTTAAACGTCGCCGATATGCAAACTTCTCGCCATTTTTATGGTCATATTTTAGGCTTACACGAACTCCAAGGAGAAGAAATACCAGAAACATTAAAAGAACTCGTTGCTAAGGGAAAAGTCGCTAATTTCATTACCCCAGATGGAACAATATTAGACTTATTTGGAGAACCGGAATTATTACCACCAGACTCAGACCCCAGTAAATCATTTACAAGAGCATATCATTTAGCATTTGATATTGATCCACAATTATTTGAACAAGCTGTAAATGTAATTAAAAATAATAACTTAGTCATTGCACATGGCCCCGTTACCCGTCCCACAGGTAGAGGAATTTACTTTTATGATCCCGATGGGTTTATGGTAGAAATTAGATGTGATCCTAATTAACATAGGAAGTTTAATCAAGTCAAATATCAAACTTTAAATAAATCAATTATTATCTTTTCTTCCTTTGCTCCTTTGCGCCTTTGCGTGAAACAAAATCTTAGTAAATCATTGATAAAGATGCGTTAAACTGTCGCTAACGCACCCTACAAAATTGATTGATTTTTGCAGACTAAAAAACCTACTGCCAAACGTAGATAAGGATAAACAAAATAATCCAGATAACATCAACAAAGTGCCAAAACAACGAAGTTGAATTAACACCAAAGTGACCATTATCGTAATTACCGGGCAGAAAAGAACGAATGAAAATGATTAACTGTAATAAAATTCCGGTAAAAACGTGCAAACCGTGAAAACCAGTTAACAGGTAAAACATCCCGCCATAAGTACCGGAAGTAAAGCCAAATTCTAATTGACTCCATTCCACAGCTTGACCATATAAAAAGTAGCTACCCATTAACATTGTAGCTAACAAAAATATGCGAAATCCTACTAGATTTTTCTGTTCTAGGTTCTTTTCGGCAAAGTAAATTACAAAACTACTAGCAACCAGAATTACTGTATTTATTGATGGTGCTAATACTTCTAATCCTTCCACACCAGCAGGTAGCCAATTTTCACTGGTGGTTTTGTAGACGATATAACCAGCGAAGAAACTTAAAAAGATGACGCTTTCTGATAAGAGAAAGACAATAAAACCAAACATTTTATTGCCTTCTTCGTCGTGTTCATGTTCATGGGAAACATGATGTAATTCTTCTGGTTTAATGGAACTATCCATTGGTGTTTTTCTCCTTTTGATTGGGCAATACTGTTCAGTTAAGGATGGTTTTTTAAACGAACCGCAGAGGCGCAGAGGACGCTGAGGTAAGAAAAAAATGTATTTTCTTAACTGAACTGTATTGTTTTTATTCGGCTGTTTTTATGGCTTGGTTTTCGAGGTTGGCTGTTAATGGTTCAGATTGTCCGTAACCGTAGGGTCCGTTAATAATGATGGGAATTTCTTCAAAGTTTTCTACAGGAGGTGGTGAAGAAATTAACCATTCTAAACCAATTGCCCGCCAAGGATTTGCAGGGGCTTTTTCACCTTGCATCCAGGAAATTAAGATGTTGAAAATGAAGGGTAAGGTGGACATTCCTAATAAGAATGAACCTAAGCTTGCTAGTACATTCCAGAAGGTATATTCTGGTGCATAGGAAGCGACTCGGCGTAACATCCCTTGCAAACCTAATGGGTGCATGGGTAAAAAGTTTAAGTTTGTACCGATGAATGCTAACCAAAAGTGTACTTTTCCCCAACCTTCGTTAAACATTCTCCCTGTCATTTTGGGAAACCAATGATAGATAGCTGCATACATTCCCATTGTTACTGTTCCGTAGAGAACATAATGGAAATGTCCGACGACAAAATAGGTGTTATTAACATGAACATCTACTGGGACAGAGGAAAGCATTATTCCTGTAATTCCAGCAAAAACAAACATGATTAAAGCACCTAATGCAAATAACATTGGTGTAGTTAATCGGATTTTTCCACCCCAAATTGTGGCTACCCAAGCGAAGACTTTAATGCCTGTGGGAACTGATACAAACATGGTTGTTACCATGAATAGTAAGCGCATCCAACCAGGTGTTCCACTCACATACATATGGTGTACCCAAACAATGGCACTCACCATAGCAATTAACATGGAAGAAACTGCAACTACTTTATAACCAAAAAATGGTTTACGGGCATAAACTGGGAAGATTTCCGAGAAAATTCCGAAGATGGGCAGGATAATTACGTAAACTGCCGGGTGGGAATAAAACCAGAAATAATGCTGGAACATGACGGGGTTTCCGCCTTGGGTGGGGTCAAAAAATGCTGTTCCCACTGTGATGTCCAACAGCAACATGACCGCACCAGCGGTTAAGGCAGGAAGTCCAAATAATTGGATAATTTGAGCGCTGAATACTGCCCAGACAAATAGGGGCATTCTGAAAAAGCCCATGCCGGGCGCTCGCATTTTGACGATGGTGGTAACAAAGTTAACTGCACCCATGATGGAGGAAACACCGGAAATAGCTACTGCTAATAACCAGAGAACTTGCCCGTTAATTAAGTTACCTGTGGGGTTTTGGGTACTGACGGGAGGGTAAGCCCACCAACCTGCTTGTGCGGGGCCACCGGGGACGAAAAAGCTGGACATGAGGAGAATTCCCACCACTGGCACCATCCAAAAGGCGGCGGCGTTGAGGCGAGGAAATGCCATGTCTCGCGCCCCTATCATGATGGGTACGAGGTAGTTGGCTAAACCAACGAGGGAGGGAAATGTCCACAGGAACAACATGACTGTTCCGTGCATGGTGAACATTCCGTTATAAAATGTGCGGTCTACTAAGTCAGATTCGGGGGTGATGAGTTCTCCCCGTAGTATCATGGCGAAAATGCCACCAACGAGGAAGAACATAAAGGAAGTAACGAGGTATTGAATACCGATTACTTTGTGGTCTGTACTGAAGGTAAAATATGTTTTCCAGTTGGTTGGCGGTTCGTGATGTGATTCACTGCCAATGTTTAGAGAAATGTTTGTCATGGGATTTTAGATTTTAGATTTTGGATTTTAGATTTTAGGTTTTAGATTTAAAAAATCCTGTAAATCCTGAAATCCTGGACATCCTGATTCAGAGAAAATGGAAGTTTCGCGCAAAGAGGCAAAGAAGCAAAGGCGCAAAGGAAGAAAGGAAAGTTTATTGTCTATTCCCAGTCACCTGTTAACCGGAAAAGTTGACTATTGGTGGTGCTGCGGGTTTGACGGTTTCCCAACCAGTTTGGATTTTTTCGTTATGGTTTTGGGCGTATTCGGTAGCGGCTTGATTCTTGGCGGGACTAGGGGTTTGAGTTGCTGCGGTTTCTAACCAGGTGTGATATTCTTCTGGGGTTTCTACTACTACGTCGGCTTGCATGGTTGCAAAGTATGTGCCGCTGTATTGGGAGTCGGTGAGGCTATATTTACCGGGACGAATGGGGGTAAATTCAAAGTCTATGGTTTTACCAGGTACGATGTCTTGTTTGAGGCGAAATGCAGGGATGTAAAATCCGTGGAGTACATCTTCTGATTGTAGGGCTAAATGCACTCGGCGATCGCTTGGTAAGTGCAATTCTGTACTGCTAATTCCTGTTTCGGGATATTGGAATACCCACGCCCATTGTTTGGCAATAACGTTAATTTTTTCTAGTTCTATGGGTTCGTTTTCTGTTTCTATTTCTATTTCTGTTGCTGCTGGTGTTTCTGTTGCTTCTGCAAAAGCAGCTTGAATATGAATGGGGTTATGTAAATGTAGTAAATGGGATGGCCCTTGAATTCCCATTTGTTCATACACTTCATAACTGTAACTAGCTATCCACAATACCAACATGATAGGAATAGCAGTCCAAATAACTTCTAAGGTGATGTTACCTTCAATGTGTGGTCCATCACTAAAGTCATAATTGTTGGCACGGTGGAAGAGAACAGAATACAAAATAACAGCGGTGACACCTAAGAAAATAAATGCCCCAATTGTTACTAAAAAGCTAAACAAATCATCAATCAAATGTGATTCAGCCGCAGCTTGGGGGGGAAGCCAGAAATAAGCCTGTTTACCAATGAAAATACTTGTAATGGTGATGACAAATCCCCCTATCATCAACAAGAAAAGATTAAAAATCAACCGAATGTTCATAGTTATTCATTAGTCATTGGTTATTAGTTATTGGTTATTAGTTATGGGTGAAAAGCTCTTACCCATTACCTATTACCAATCACCTACTTCAATACCTCATTGATATCTTGTCCCATTCTCAGCAAATTATCTGCTGTGTTATGTACACCAAATTCTGCTGCTAATTGCGCTCCTAATGTGCCGTGTAAATATAACAATGCCATGATAAAAACTCCGGCAAAGATATAACTCCAGCGCACTTGCATATCTGATTCTTTACAAGAAATATAACGCTGCCATCCTCGCCAAAATGTCATTCCTATCATTAAAGCTAAGAGGAAAACACCGCCTACACCATGCCACATCATGGTTTCCATTGCTTGCAAACCCCAAGAACTTTTTAAGTTTGCTGGGGGAGTTGCTAACAACATTTCATAAAAACCAGCCGCAACTGTGAAGAATGTAACTACTGCCGCAGCTACCATGTTGTACCAACCAACTTCAAATAATTGGGCGCGTTCTACTGTTAAACCCAAAGATTTAAACAACCATTCTTCTATGGGAAAAAGTACAGCAACTAAATCGAAAATAATCCCAATAATGAATAATCCTAATGTGAGGTGAACTAAGTTAGGATGAATGGGAATTGTATAAGGTAGTCCATTTGCTCCCATGTGGGAACTGACTTGATCAATTAATTCTGAATTCATGGTAAAAGTCCATCCTTTACGGCTTCCACAACTGGTACTGTGTGTATTCCATAAACCCACACTAATTCATCACCAAGATAAACTTGAAAACCAACAATTATGGTGACAATTAACCCAATTGCTAAATAATGAATTGGTAATCTTTGGGGGTCACGACTGCGGAGTACATACCGCCAAGCTGTTATGGCAGCGAGAATTCCTGACAATGACCAACCAATTAAGGTATGGTAATTTAAGACAGATTTAACGATGTTGTAAGGTTTGGCTAAACCTGCTTCAAATTGACCAAAAATAATGGCAATAAAAATGGAAACAGTAGCTACAAATAAATTCCAAAAACCTACTTCAAAGAAGCGAGTTTTACCAGTTAAAAAGCCAATTAAATCACAGACAAATGCAAACAATATCATCGCAATTACAAAGTGGACGATGATGGGATGCAATGGATCTGGATATGGTAAATTATGATCATTCAACTTGGTTAAAGATTCTAGCATTTAGTTCTCCTAGATTTAGTTCTCCTAGATTTATTTACTACTCCTCAGACAAACTTGCATAATTACTCAATATCTTCCTTGACATTACAAATATCAATCACGTCTAACCATATTTTGTAGAACATTTTTGTGATATTATTCTGTTAATATGGCATCAGATTAATAGATGATTTGTCAGCGATTTATAGGAAATGATTTGAGTGCAATTCATATACTCATGAAAACAGCAGTACACAGCAATTTGTGATGTAGGTAAATTAAATTGCCGCTGGGGTGCTGTTGAGGCTTTTATTTACTAGACCGATGATTTGAGGCTAAGTAAATTTTTATTAATTGTCAAAAAAACTAAAAGTAGAACTTTTAGAATAGTAGATAGCAAGCGGGGAAATATAAGAATCTGACTACCCCGGCTTTCTGTAGATATTATGAAATAAAATGAAAAGATTTTGATGTCTAGTAGTGTACATTTACGAATTATTACTTTGTTTTTTAAATAACAGAAAACCTAGATAATTTATGCTATATGCCCAAATTTATATGTTAGTAATTGGATGTAATTAAGAATTATTGTAAATTAGATGCCGATAAAATATAGTAATTATCAATAAGTTATCAAAAATATTATTACCCATTACCCATTACCTAATTTGTAATATTGCCAAAAATGTACATTCCCAAACTAGACGAGGTTGAGCATAAGATAATAAATTCTTGCGAGTTTTTTCTAATTGTTTAATTATACTAGGATTTTGTATTTGTTGCCAGTAATATTGTTGTAAATAATCAATTAACCATAATTGTGCTTCTGTATCTAATTCCTTATTAATTTTCTTAGCTAATTCCAAAGCATGACGAAAAGATGTAGGTTTTTTTCTCACATCTTGCAATAATTCACTATTAATATTTTGTAATTGTTGATAAGCTGAAATTGCACTTCCTGGACTTCCAGCAGCTAAACTTAAAACTTCTGGATGTTGTAAAATTTCTGCATTACCTGTGTTAGTTAAAACCTGAGTTACAGCAGCAGTATCTAGACGATAAAAAGGTATTTTTTGACAGCGAGAAACCAAAGTAGGTAAAATCGCATCTGGGGAAGGAGCAATTAAAATTAAAGTTGCTTTACCTGGTTCTTCTAAAGTTTTCAATAAAGCATTTGCAGCAGATTCCGCCATAGTTTCAGCCTGTTCTAAAACTACCATATTTCTAGGAGCTTCTAACGGTGGACGGGATAAAAATTGAGTAATTTCTCGAACTTGTTCCAACCGAATTACCGGCGGTGCTTTCCTTTTAACACCTTTCTCTGCTGCTTCCGCTGCGGTTAACCTTTGTCCTTGATATTGATAAGTTGGTTCAACCCACAATAAAGCGGGGTGGTTTCCTTGACGAATACGATTTTTTAAAATAGATAATTGTTCAGGTTTTACAGAAATAGAAAAAACCAACTCAATAAAACATTTAGCTGCTAAACTCCTACCCACACCATCAGCACCGACAAACAAATAAGCTGGTGCGATACGGTTTTGTTTAACAGACTGAGTTAATAAATCTATTGCTTGTTGTTGTCCTACTAATTCTTGAAACATAATTTATAAGGAGTCAGGAGGGGTGAACGGCCGTTCACCCGTACAGGAATCAGAATAATAAAAAGTTACAAAAATATCATCAAATCATATTCCTCTGCGTCCTCTGCGTCTCTGCGGTTCGATACAAAAAAATCCTTACTACTCATTTTTAATTATCTTTAAAAATCACAGAATTACGAATTAAAATTTCTCTAATATTTTCATGTACCAATTCCTGACTCAAACTCCCATCAACCCGAAAAATTCGAGATGGAAAATTAGCAGCTAATTCCGTATATCCTTGTTGTACACGACGATGAAAATCAATCTTTTCCTGTTCAATTCTATCTAACTTACTTTGACCACGTTTTCGCGCAAGTCCCACCTCCACATCAACATCTAACCAAATAGTTAAATCACTTTGCAAACCACCAGTAGCAATATCATTTAATTGATTAATTAAACTCATATTTAAACCCCTACCATAACCTTGATAAGCAATAGTAGAATCAGTGTAGCGATCGCATAAAATATATTTACCCAATGCTAAATTCGGCTTTAATTCCTGTTCAATGTGTTGCGCTCGATCAGCAGCATATAGCAACAACTCTGTAACCTCACCAACAGGCTTATCCTCAGACTTTTCTAATAACAACCTTCTTAAATCCTTTCCTAACTCAGTTCCCCCCGGTTCACGCGTCAACACCACCGATACACCCAAACTTTCTAACCATTGACTACATAGTTGCATTTGGGTAGTTTTACCGCAACCTTCCACACCCTCAAAAACAATTAATTTACCGTTCATATCTTCAATGCTTCCCCCTGTGAAAATTCCTACCCTAAAATACCGAGTTAGTTCATAATGACACTAATTTGTTTATGATATTTTTCGGATATCTCCATCAACCATAAATTAAATAGATATGATAGATAAAGATAATTTATTACTGCGTAATCTTTGGTACTATGCTCTACCTAGTCACCTACTCAAACCCAGTAAAATGGTAGCAAAAACTATCCTTGATGAACCCGTATTACTGATGAGAAACAAACAGGGTGAAGTTTCCGCAGTTCATGATATTTGTCCCCATCGAGCAGTACCTTTAAGTTGTGGTAGATTTAATGGTCAAGAAGTAGAATGTTGTTATCATGGATGGCGTTTCAACCCCCAAGGGAACTGTGTAGAAATCCCCTCATTATTACCAGAACAAAACACAGATTTAAGTCGTTACGATGTCAAATCCTATCCAATTTATGAAATTCAAGGAAACATTTGGATTTACATGAGTGATGGTAATAATTATGATTTAGAAGAGATAAAAAAACAAGTTCCTATAGTTAAAAGTTTTACCGAAAAGCAACCGGATTTAGTGGAA from Okeanomitos corallinicola TIOX110 includes the following:
- the ctaD gene encoding cytochrome c oxidase subunit I, whose product is MTNISLNIGSESHHEPPTNWKTYFTFSTDHKVIGIQYLVTSFMFFLVGGIFAMILRGELITPESDLVDRTFYNGMFTMHGTVMLFLWTFPSLVGLANYLVPIMIGARDMAFPRLNAAAFWMVPVVGILLMSSFFVPGGPAQAGWWAYPPVSTQNPTGNLINGQVLWLLAVAISGVSSIMGAVNFVTTIVKMRAPGMGFFRMPLFVWAVFSAQIIQLFGLPALTAGAVMLLLDITVGTAFFDPTQGGNPVMFQHYFWFYSHPAVYVIILPIFGIFSEIFPVYARKPFFGYKVVAVSSMLIAMVSAIVWVHHMYVSGTPGWMRLLFMVTTMFVSVPTGIKVFAWVATIWGGKIRLTTPMLFALGALIMFVFAGITGIMLSSVPVDVHVNNTYFVVGHFHYVLYGTVTMGMYAAIYHWFPKMTGRMFNEGWGKVHFWLAFIGTNLNFLPMHPLGLQGMLRRVASYAPEYTFWNVLASLGSFLLGMSTLPFIFNILISWMQGEKAPANPWRAIGLEWLISSPPPVENFEEIPIIINGPYGYGQSEPLTANLENQAIKTAE
- a CDS encoding cytochrome c oxidase subunit II; translation: MNIRLIFNLFLLMIGGFVITITSIFIGKQAYFWLPPQAAAESHLIDDLFSFLVTIGAFIFLGVTAVILYSVLFHRANNYDFSDGPHIEGNITLEVIWTAIPIMLVLWIASYSYEVYEQMGIQGPSHLLHLHNPIHIQAAFAEATETPAATEIEIETENEPIELEKINVIAKQWAWVFQYPETGISSTELHLPSDRRVHLALQSEDVLHGFYIPAFRLKQDIVPGKTIDFEFTPIRPGKYSLTDSQYSGTYFATMQADVVVETPEEYHTWLETAATQTPSPAKNQAATEYAQNHNEKIQTGWETVKPAAPPIVNFSG
- a CDS encoding DUF2231 domain-containing protein, with the translated sequence MLESLTKLNDHNLPYPDPLHPIIVHFVIAMILFAFVCDLIGFLTGKTRFFEVGFWNLFVATVSIFIAIIFGQFEAGLAKPYNIVKSVLNYHTLIGWSLSGILAAITAWRYVLRSRDPQRLPIHYLAIGLIVTIIVGFQVYLGDELVWVYGIHTVPVVEAVKDGLLP
- the tmk gene encoding dTMP kinase, producing the protein MNGKLIVFEGVEGCGKTTQMQLCSQWLESLGVSVVLTREPGGTELGKDLRRLLLEKSEDKPVGEVTELLLYAADRAQHIEQELKPNLALGKYILCDRYTDSTIAYQGYGRGLNMSLINQLNDIATGGLQSDLTIWLDVDVEVGLARKRGQSKLDRIEQEKIDFHRRVQQGYTELAANFPSRIFRVDGSLSQELVHENIREILIRNSVIFKDN
- a CDS encoding heme-copper oxidase subunit III; this encodes MDSSIKPEELHHVSHEHEHDEEGNKMFGFIVFLLSESVIFLSFFAGYIVYKTTSENWLPAGVEGLEVLAPSINTVILVASSFVIYFAEKNLEQKNLVGFRIFLLATMLMGSYFLYGQAVEWSQLEFGFTSGTYGGMFYLLTGFHGLHVFTGILLQLIIFIRSFLPGNYDNGHFGVNSTSLFWHFVDVIWIILFILIYVWQ
- a CDS encoding VOC family protein encodes the protein MTSQKTIPTGYLRKIHHIALNVADMQTSRHFYGHILGLHELQGEEIPETLKELVAKGKVANFITPDGTILDLFGEPELLPPDSDPSKSFTRAYHLAFDIDPQLFEQAVNVIKNNNLVIAHGPVTRPTGRGIYFYDPDGFMVEIRCDPN
- a CDS encoding DUF2231 domain-containing protein codes for the protein MNSELIDQVSSHMGANGLPYTIPIHPNLVHLTLGLFIIGIIFDLVAVLFPIEEWLFKSLGLTVERAQLFEVGWYNMVAAAVVTFFTVAAGFYEMLLATPPANLKSSWGLQAMETMMWHGVGGVFLLALMIGMTFWRGWQRYISCKESDMQVRWSYIFAGVFIMALLYLHGTLGAQLAAEFGVHNTADNLLRMGQDINEVLK
- a CDS encoding DNA polymerase III subunit delta', whose amino-acid sequence is MFQELVGQQQAIDLLTQSVKQNRIAPAYLFVGADGVGRSLAAKCFIELVFSISVKPEQLSILKNRIRQGNHPALLWVEPTYQYQGQRLTAAEAAEKGVKRKAPPVIRLEQVREITQFLSRPPLEAPRNMVVLEQAETMAESAANALLKTLEEPGKATLILIAPSPDAILPTLVSRCQKIPFYRLDTAAVTQVLTNTGNAEILQHPEVLSLAAGSPGSAISAYQQLQNINSELLQDVRKKPTSFRHALELAKKINKELDTEAQLWLIDYLQQYYWQQIQNPSIIKQLEKTRKNLLSYAQPRLVWECTFLAILQIR